A window of Cryptomeria japonica chromosome 3, Sugi_1.0, whole genome shotgun sequence contains these coding sequences:
- the LOC131076523 gene encoding universal stress protein A-like protein isoform X2 — MDIAEEQATKILIAVSRSSVKGYPHASLSSINAFHWTLDKLVKTSCSHLFKLYILHVQVPDEDGFDDMDSIYASPDDFKDVNDRDRIRGIHLLEYFVKHCNEIGVPCEARVKKGDAKEVICREVQNLHPDILVVGSRGLGPVQRKASIGYTE; from the exons ATGGATATTGCGGAAGAACAAGCAACGAAAATATTGATTGCAGTGAGCAGATCATCAGTGAAGGGATATCCGCATGCATCTCTGAGCAGTATCAATGCTTTCCACTGGACTCTCGACAAACTTGTAAAGACCTCGTGCAGCCACCTCTTCAAACTCTATATTCTTCATGTGCAAGTTCCAGACGAGGATG GATTTGATGATATGGACAGCATTTATGCCTCACCAGATGATTTCAAGGACGTCAATGACAGGGATAGAATAAGAGGAATTCATTTGTTGGAATATTTTGTCAAGCATTGCAATGAAATCGGG GTTCCCTGTGAAGCACGGGTTAAGAAAGGAGATGCAAAGGAAGTTATCTGCCGAGAAGTGCAAAACTTACATCCAGACATCTTGGTTGTTGGAAGTCGTGGTCTTGGACCTGTACAGAG GAAAGCAAGTATTGGATATACTGAATAA